DNA from Deinococcus multiflagellatus:
TGATGGGCCTCAGGAATCGATTTCAGCTGAGGCGCTTATGGCCGCTGATCTTCTGGAGGAAGGGGGCGCCCTGTGGCCCACGGTGCTTCAAGCCCAGCAACTGGGCGCAGCACCGCACCACCAGTACCCGCAAGGCGGCGAACGACGAAGCGAGAGGCATGCTGTCTGTAGCGACCCTGGTGTGGTTGTCGTCTGCCCTGTTCACCCACCGACCGGAGAAGTGCGGTGCATAAAGCCTTTGAGGGTCGGCTCAAGGGCGTGATGTGGGTGCCAGGGCACTACGGCGGTGGGTCACCGCAACGTTGCCGCACAAGCAGGGGGCAGTTCGGAACCCGCTTTAAGCCGCCTGTCATGGGGCTGCCAGGGTCAGGGCGTTCACTGGTCAGGTGGGAAGCCGCCGCCCGCGCGCTTTGCCACAGAGGAGATTGCGTGACCACCAGCCCCTCGTGGCCTCACCTCCCCAAGGTTTTTCAGGACCGGACAGAAGCCGGGCAGCTGCTGGGCGCAGTCCTGGCGGCCCGTGGCCCCTGGCCCAGCGCCGTGGTCCTGGCCCTGCCCCGGGGCGGTGTGCCGGTGGCCGCCGAGGTGGCTCGGGCCCTGGGGGCACCGCTGGACGTCTTTCTGGTGCGCAAACTGGGGCTGCCGATGGCCCCGGAAGTGGCGATGGGGGCGCTGGCCTCGGGCGGCGCGCAGTGGCTGAACGAGGCGCTGATGGACCGCCTGGGCATTTCTGCCGCCGCGCTGGCGCAGGTGCAGGCCCGCGAGGCACAGGAACTGGCCCGCCGCGAGGCCCTGTACCGCGCCGGCCGGGGTCCCCTGAATCTGACCGGCCGCACGGCCCTGCTGGTGGACGACGGCCTGGCCACAGGCGCCACGATGCGCGCAGCGGTGCAGGCCGCGCGGTTACTGGGCGCGGGGCGAATCGTGGTGGCGGTGCCGGTGGCGCCGCCTGACACCTGTGCTGACCTGCACGCCGAGGCCGACGAGGTGGTGTGCCTGCACACGCCACCCCACTTTCAGGCTGTGGGTCAGTTCTACGGCGATTTCTCGCAAGCCACCGACGCCGAGGTGCTGGCCCTGCTGGCTGGGCCCTGAGCCCACACCCTTTCGCGCCTCGGCACCCCCGCCGAGGTTCCCACCTTCAGGAGGCTTTATGACGCAGGCCGAGAAAAAGAACGATCCCAAGCACAAGCATGACCGTGACAACGACCCCAAGCCCGGCGGACAACGCGACCCCGGCAACGGCCAGCCCAGCGCCGACGAGAAAAACGGCGACGGCCGCCGCAATGGCAGTGAAAGTGGCGGCGGCCAGCGCGGGGGCAACGACGAGTAGTTGGCGGTGATCGCCCCTTCTCCAGACCATTGAGAGGCGCCCCAGGATCGTATGCCTGGGGCGCCTCTTTCCTCTGCTGCCTTACGGCGCGGGCGGCAGGTCGGGCACGGCGCCGCTGCAGTTGGCGTTGACGGCCAGTATCTGGCAGACCTTCTGCCCGGTGGCGTTCACGCCCGCTGCTCCGGCCGGGGGCTTGGCGTACACCCGCTCCTTCCAGACTTGCCAGAGCATCATGCCGTCGCCGGGGCGGCCCTTGTTCTTCATGTAGGTGGCCAGGGTTTCCACGTTGTAGTAGCGGGTGGCCTCGTTGTTGGTGCCGGTGTTCATCTCGGCGTCGTAGACGGTGCCGGGCTCGGCATTCAACTTCAGGATGGCGCCGCCGCTGCCTTCGGGGGCCACCTCCAGGCCCATGGCAATGGGGCCACCGTAGATGGCGCGGTAGCTCTCGTAGCCCTCGCGCGGGTCGTAGTAGGTGCCGCCGTCGTAGGACATGAGGTTCACGCGGTCAATCTTGGCGGCCAGGTCGCGCACCACACGGTACATAGTGCCGCCGAAGGGGCTGCCCCACTGCACCTTGCCTTCTTCCCACGGGGTGCCTTTCACGTAGTACGCGCC
Protein-coding regions in this window:
- a CDS encoding phosphoribosyltransferase, with the protein product MTTSPSWPHLPKVFQDRTEAGQLLGAVLAARGPWPSAVVLALPRGGVPVAAEVARALGAPLDVFLVRKLGLPMAPEVAMGALASGGAQWLNEALMDRLGISAAALAQVQAREAQELARREALYRAGRGPLNLTGRTALLVDDGLATGATMRAAVQAARLLGAGRIVVAVPVAPPDTCADLHAEADEVVCLHTPPHFQAVGQFYGDFSQATDAEVLALLAGP